Part of the Coregonus clupeaformis isolate EN_2021a chromosome 8, ASM2061545v1, whole genome shotgun sequence genome, ATCAAGACAAAGAAGACTGATATGGAATTGATGAAAGCTGAGATTGAGACAGAGAAACAAGAGACAGAAAACATGAAGGATGTGATATCAAGCGAGAAACGTTATTTGGAGCAAATGAAGATTGAGATGGAAAAAACCAAGGACAAGATAGCAATCGATGTTGGTGATTTGGAACAGAAAAAGGctgagattgagagagaaagagatgaagcaGACAAGAAGATGGTTGAATTGAAAGAGGAAGAGCAAAGTATGAAGGAGGATATTAAGAAGACGAAAAGACAACCTAGAGCAGATCA contains:
- the LOC123491429 gene encoding myosin-6-like — translated: MELRRRSENLDKIMEETMTEKENLDNMAVQIQKEKEVIKSVVEDIKTKKTDMELMKAEIETEKQETENMKDVISSEKRYLEQMKIEMEKTKDKIAIDVGDLEQKKAEIERERDEADKKMVELKEEEQSMKEDIKKTKRQPRADQC